The following are encoded together in the Glycine max cultivar Williams 82 chromosome 8, Glycine_max_v4.0, whole genome shotgun sequence genome:
- the LOC100783585 gene encoding uncharacterized protein, which yields MCSKIVPPRFSFSHDVVSELQKQQDVPRKDTMLLESNHDFEFSTSRRSLEFESSSADELFSNGVIVPIQMQKKRNTTRKHTLYGEAPYMRLPPLPSSVDKIKKESTREVLHDKKTYSTSFWGFSRSKSLSCDTKKSLMCYSPPLSRSNSAGSVPQPKRVSSTGHQAKPLSSSSSSTLNLYPIQRSHSSKSYGGSYANGLWISPVLNLPTPCISKGSGTSLFGLGSFLRVGKAKKSNK from the coding sequence ATGTGTTCTAAAATAGTTCCCCCTCGTTTCTCTTTTTCCCATGATGTCGTCTCTGAGCTACAAAAGCAACAAGATGTTCCACGCAAAGACACAATGCTTCTTGAGTCAAATCATGACTTTGAGTTCAGCACTAGCAGAAGAAGCCTTGAGTTTGAATCATCTTCTGCAGATGAGCTTTTCTCCAATGGGGTGATCGTTCCCATTCAGATGCAGAAAAAGAGAAACACTACTAGGAAACACACCCTTTATGGAGAAGCTCCATATATGAGACTTCCTCCACTTCCTTCTAGTGTtgacaaaataaagaaagagagCACTAGAGAAGTTCTACATGATAAGAAAACTTACTCCACCTCTTTCTGGGGTTTCAGTAGAAGCAAAAGTCTCAGTTGTgatacaaagaaaagtttgatGTGTTATTCACCTCCTTTGTCAAGGAGCAATTCAGCTGGTTCAGTGCCACAGCCAAAGAGAGTGAGTTCAACCGGGCATCAAGCTAAGCCACTATCATCTTCAAGCTCTTCTACCTTAAATTTGTATCCTATACAAAGGTCTCATTCAAGTAAGAGTTATGGAGGATCTTATGCCAATGGTCTTTGGATTAGTCCTGTTTTGAACCTACCAACTCCTTGCATTTCTAAAGGAAGTGGTACTAGTCTCTTCGGGTTGGGTTCTTTTTTACGTGTTGGGAAGGCCAAGAAAAGCAACAAATGA
- the LOC100806201 gene encoding AMSH-like ubiquitin thioesterase 1 — protein MCSSETINIAASTQKLDVDNRIALRFYYRIADNILKQADIFRAETNIVDLYIMLLRFSSLVSETIPRHRDYRSSSQGKKEALRKKLLHSVNELEKLKPKVQQKINEFNSRRAYQHNGWEKYHSNDFMDFSPAKKAVIPTTGEFVYQGSRGQQFSSARPVEENMRRLSLSLPCPKEETLSRHSVLGPNGLKGQWRPPASDKGVRYPTIIDLSPVEIPSLQHSLEDGSLNKKDNSISEQHKSDLESILTQSDDCKAKHADEAPSLISFEATEVHAQIEVTRQPSPPPVLAEVKDLVPAVLSHVNEEGCKTEILTSDSIVRAESPLQLHISTSMMESFMKLAKSNTDKNLETCGILAGLLKNRKFYITALIIPKQEATSSSCQATNEEEIFEVQDKQSLFSLGWIHTHPTQSCFMSSIDVHTHYSYQIMLPEAVAIVMAPTDSSRSHGIFRLTTPGGMSVIRQCQQRGFHPHNQPPDGGPIYDTCTDVYMNPDLKFDVIDLR, from the exons aTGTGTTCTTCGGAGACTATCAACATCGCTGCGAGTACACAGAAACTTGATGTTGATAATCGAATTGCTCTCCGCTTCTACTACAGAATCGCCGATAATATCCTCAAACAG GCTGATATCTTTCGTGCAGAGACAAATATTGTTGATCTGTATATCATGCTCCTAAGATTTTCCAG TTTGGTCTCCGAGACAATACCTCGTCACCGAGATTATAGATCATCTTCACAAGGCAAAAAAGAAGCTTTGAGAAAG AAACTGTTACATTCTGTGAATGAGCTAGAGAAATTGAAACCGAAGGTGCAACAGAAGATCAATGAGTTTAACAGCAGGCGAGCATACCAACACAATGGGTGGGAAAAATATCATTCAAATGATTTTATGGATTTTTCTCCAGCAAAAAAG GCAGTCATACCAACCACTGGAGAGTTTGTTTACCAAGGATCAAGGGGCCAGCAGTTTTCTAGTGCAAGGCCTGTGGAAGAGAATATGAGGAGACT ATCTCTAAGTCTCCCATGTCCAAAGGAGGAAACTCTCTCTAGACATTCTGTTCTAGGTCCCAATGGGCTGAAAGGGCAGTGGCGACCACCTGCAAGTGATAAAGGG GTTAGGTATCCAACCATCATAGATCTGTCTCCAGTTGAAATTCCAAG CCTTCAACATTCCTTGGAAGATGGATCTctgaataaaaaagataatagcaTTTCAGAACAACATAAATCAGATTTAGAATCAATTCTTACCCAGAGTGATGACTGCAAGGCAAAACATGCTGATGAAGCTCCTTCTCTTATCTCTTTTGAAGCAACAGAAGTCCATGCTCAAATAGAAGTTACCAGACAGCCTTCTCCTCCACCTGTACTTGCTGAAGTAAAAGATTTGGTTCCTGCAGTGTTATCTCATGTTAATGAGGAAGGATGTAAGACAGAGATTCTAACATCAGATAGTATTGTTCGTGCTGAGTCTCCACTGCAACTACACATT TCAACTTCTATGATGGAGAGTTTTATGAAGCTTGCCAAGTCAAACACTGATAAAAATTTAGAGACTTGTGGAATCCTTGCTGGTTTGCTT aaaaacagaaaattttatattaccgCTCTAATAATCCCAAAGCAGGAGGCAACATCCAGTTCT TGTCAAGCTACAAATGAAGAGGAGATATTTGAAGTACAGGATAAGCAATCTCTTTTCTCCCTTGGGTGGATCCAC ACACATCCTACACAATCTTGTTTCATGTCATCAATTGATGTACACACCCATTACTCTTATCAG ATTATGCTGCCAGAAGCTGTTGCAATAGTTATGGCACCAACAGACAGTTCAAG AAGCCATGGCATTTTTCGGTTGACAACCCCTGGTGGAATGTCGGTCATTAGACAATGCCAGCAGCGTGGCTTTCATCCACATAATCAACCTCCAGATGGTGGTCCCATTTATGATACATGTACAGATGTTTACATGAACCcagatttaaaatttgatgtCATTGATCTTCGATGA